From Brassica oleracea var. oleracea cultivar TO1000 chromosome C3, BOL, whole genome shotgun sequence, a single genomic window includes:
- the LOC106328775 gene encoding LOW QUALITY PROTEIN: L-type lectin-domain containing receptor kinase VI.2-like (The sequence of the model RefSeq protein was modified relative to this genomic sequence to represent the inferred CDS: inserted 3 bases in 2 codons; deleted 1 base in 1 codon) — MDTARKLTVLLVPLLFGLFLVPSVPVRATTEFTFRGFKGNKSAIRIAGEAAVIKPDGLLRLTNRASNVTGTAFYHKPVRLLETNRIATRVGSFSTRFVFVIIPSSSSSGGFGFTFTLSPTPNRPNAGSAQYLGVLNKENNGDPRNHVFAVEFDTVQGSGDDTDKIGNDIGLNFNNRTSDFQEPVVYYQKDDPNKREDFELESGNPIQALLSYDGATQTLNVTVYPAKLGFKGTKPLISRQIPKLLDVVQEEMYVGFTAATGKGDQSSDHYLMGWSFSSVGENPIAATLDLSELPPPPXVLIAALSAVMVIMLVLLFFFVMYKKRLRQEETLEDWEIDHPRRFRYRDLYVATDGFKEAGIIGTGGFGTVFKGKLANSDDLIAVKKIIPNSRQGVREFMAEIESLGRVRHRNLVNLQGWCKHRTDLLLIYDYIPNGSLDSLLYSVPRRSGAVLPWNARFEIAKGIASGLLYLHEEWEQIVVHRDVKPSNVLIESNMNPRLGDFGLARLYERGSLTETXGTIGYVAPELARNGKPSSASDAYAFGVLLLEIVCGRKPTDSGTFFLVDWVMGLHARGEILSAIDPRLGSDYDGEEARVALAVGLLCCHQNPASRPSMRGVLRFLNGEIDGDWGYSKSSRSDFGSKFVPSSSSKASSSSSFVTRITSTSRVTSGG, encoded by the exons ATGGACACCGCAAGAAAACTTACGGTCTTATTAGTCCCACTTTTATTCGGGCTCTTCTTAGTTCCAAGCGTCCCAGTTCGAGCAACAACAGAGTTTACTTTCCGAGGTTTTAAAGGAAACAAATCAGCGATTCGTATTGCAGGAGAGGCTGCTGTGATCAAACCAGACGGGTTACTGAGACTCACTAACCGAGCCTCAAACGTCACCGGTACAGCATTCTACCACAAACCGGTGAGATTGCTGGAGACCAACAGAATCGCCACCAGGGTTGGTTCTTTTAGCACTCGTTTCGTCTTTGTTATAATCCCTTCCAGCTCTAGCAGTGGAGGCTTTGGCTTCACGTTCACGCTATCGCCAACCCCTAATCGTCCCAATGCTGGATCCGCGCAGTACTTGGGAGTTCTCAACAAAGAGAACAATGGTGACCCGAGGAATCACGTTTTCGCAGTGGAGTTCGACACGGTCCAAGGATCAGGAGACGATACTGACAAAATCGGAAACGACATTGGTCTTAATTTCAACAACCGAACATCTGATTTCCAAGAGCCGGTCGTGTACTACCAGAAGGACGATCCAAACAAACGAGAAGATTTCGAGCTGGAGAGTGGCAATCCGATTCAAGCTCTTTTGAGTTACGATGGAGCAACACAAACGCTAAACGTCACCGTATACCCGGCGAAACTGGGGTTTAAA GGGACTAAACCATTGATCTCACGACAGATTCCAAAACTGTTGGATGTCGTGCAAGAAGAAATGTACGTGGGATTCACAGCAGCCACAGGAAAGGGAGATCAGTCGAGTGATCATTACCTGATGGGTTGGAGTTTCTCAAGCGTCGGAGAAAACCCCATTGCAGCTACGCTAGACCTCTCGGAGCTTCCTCCTCCGCC CGTTTTGATAGCGGCTTTATCGGCCGTTATGGTCATCATGCTTGTGTTGCTCTTCTTCTTCGTCATGTACAAAAAGCGACTGCGACAAGAAGAGACTCTGGAAGACTGGGAAATCGATCATCCTCGCAGATTCAGATACAGAGATCTCTACGTAGCCACCGACGGATTCAAGGAGGCTGGGATCATCGGAACCGGAGGTTTCGGAACGGTTTTCAAAGGAAAGCTCGCCAACTCGGATGATCTCATCGCTGTGAAGAAGATCATTCCAAACAGCAGGCAAGGTGTTCGAGAATTTATGGCGGAGATCGAGAGTCTAGGGCGCGTGAGGCATCGAAACCTCGTGAATCTCCAAGGATGGTGCAAACACAGAACCGATCTTCTGCTGATTTACGATTACATCCCCAACGGCAGCTTGGACTCGCTGCTCTACAGTGTTCCACGGAGAAGCGGCGCCGTTTTGCCGTGGAACGCGCGTTTCGAGATCGCCAAAGGAATCGCGTCGGGTTTGTTGTATCTCCACGAAGAGTGGGAACAGATCGTGGTTCACAGAGACGTGAAACCAAGCAACGTTCTGATCGAATCCAACATGAACCCGAGATTGGGAGATTTCGGACTAGCGAGGCTTTACGAACGAGGATCGCTGACAGAGA ACGGGACGATTGGGTATGTGGCGCCTGAGCTGGCCCGCAACGGCAAACCCTCGTCTGCCTCTGACGCTTACGCGTTTGGCGTTCTTCTCTTGGAGATCGTCTGCGGGAGAAAACCAACGGATTCAGGTACCTTCTTCTTAGTCGATTGGGTTATGGGACTGCACGCGCGCGGTGAGATTCTCAGTGCGATCGATCCGAGACTTGGATCTGATTACGACGGCGAAGAAGCAAGGGTCGCTCTCGCCGTGGGTTTGCTGTGCTGCCACCAAAATCCGGCGTCTCGGCCGTCGATGAGAGGGGTGCTTAGGTTTCTAAACGGAGAGATTGATGGTGACTGGGGGTATTCAAAGTCATCACGAAGCGATTTTGGATCGAAATTTGTTCCATCGTCGAGCTCAAAAGCTTCTTCTTCTTCTTCGTTCGTCACCAGGATCACTTCGACTTCTCGTGTTACTAGTGGTGGATAG
- the LOC106336016 gene encoding uncharacterized protein LOC106336016, translated as MRKSFKDSLKALEADIQFANTLASEYPEENDGGFVQMRLSYSPAAHLFLFLVQWTDCHFAASLGLLRILIYKAYVDGKTTMSLHERKASIKEFYDVLFPSLLQLHGGINDVEERKQKEICDKRYRRTEKGKMSEVDLEREEECGICLEIRNKVVLPTCNHSMCINCYRDWRLRSQSCPFCRGSLKRVNSGDLWVYTSSREIVELPEIYKENVKRLLMYIDKLPLVARDHPTLVPYSPVPR; from the exons ATGAGAAAGTCGTTCAAGGATTCACTCAAAGCTCTCGAAGCTGATATCCAGTTCGCCAACACCCT GGCATCTGAGTATCCAGAGGAGAATGATGGCGGGTTCGTCCAGATGAGACTGTCATACAGCCCCGCGGCTCACCTCTTTCTCTTCCTTGTTCAGTGGACTGATTGTCATTTCGCTGCCTCTTTGGGTTTGCTTAGGATCCTTATTTATAAG GCATATGTTGATGGGAAGACCACAATGTCGCTTCATGAACGGAAAGCTAGTATCAAAGAGTTCTACG ATGTGTTGTTTCCTTCGCTATTGCAACTTCACGGAGGGATAAACGATGTAGAAGAAAGGAAACAAAAGGAGATATGCGACAAAAGATACCGGAGAACAGAGAAAGGAAAGATGTCGGAGGTGGATTTGGAGAGGGAGGAAGAGTGTGGCATTTGCTTGGAGATTCGCAATAAAGTTGTTCTTCCTACTTGCAATCACTCCATGTGTATAAATTGCTACCGAGACTG GCGTTTGAGGTCACAGTCGTGCCCGTTCTGTAGAGGGAGCTTAAAAAGAGTGAATTCTGGTGATCTATGGGTTTACACTTCGAGCAGAGAGATTGTGGAGTTGCCGGAGATATACAAGGAGAATGTGAAGAGGTTGTTAATGTACATTGACAAACTGCCTCTCGTTGCTCGTGACCACCCAACTCTTGTTCCTTACTCTCCTGTTCCTCGCTGA
- the LOC106336015 gene encoding protein root UVB sensitive 5 isoform X2: MKTCNEPVSQIIVMYCTLRLPLPLHIPRTRTTSSCKPKRRRVEHLRCRCAQSEEGTDDKRVKGVVSIVVVERYGNGTSKRYLLDDDDDDDSPLQGFLEEREPKPDTKTVGSNPSETNTLWLPDVVKDFVFPTGFPGSVSDDYLDYMLWQFPTNVTGWMCNVLVTSSLLKAVGVGSFSGSSPAATAAASAAAIRWVSKDGIGALGRLLIGGRFGSLFDDDPKQWRMYADFIGSAGSFFDLATQLYPTQFLLLASTGNLAKAVARGLRDPSFRVIQNHFAISGNLGEVAAKEEVWEVAAQLIGLGLGILIIDTPGLVKSFPFVSLTWTSIRLVHLWLRYQSLAVLRFDTINLKRARILVQSHVVHSVVPGYVECNKRENILVWQRFMKPRIIFGVSLEEVSGLEKTVFKVKALLKIYTKEKYILTLNKLNKDTEFSVSFKVNATSRDVLRCLWQAYWLYENMEESLKNKDSVFHWLKQSLSEMENKFDDFLFKLDTAGWNLGESNLKIPNRILIDLESIPL, encoded by the exons ATGAAGACGTGTAACGAACCTGTGAGTCAAATAATCGTCATGTACTGTACGTTACGATTGCCGTTGCCTCTTCACATTCCCCGAACTCGAACAACGTCGTCCTGTAAGCCGAAACGACGGCGTGTAGAGCACTTGCGGTGCCGCTGTGCTCAGTCAGAAGAAGGCACCGATGATAAGAG AGTTAAAGGAGTAGTTTCGATTGTGGTGGTGGAGAGATACGGAAATGGAACTTCGAAAAG ATATTTGCTAGATGATGATGATGATGATGACTCGCCTTTACAAGGCTTTCTAGAGGAGCGCGAGCCAAAGCCTGATACCAAAACTGTGGGATCAAATCCCTCAGAAACGAATACGCTTTGGCTTCCTGATGTCGTCAAGGATTTTGTTTTTCCCACCGGCTTTCCTG GGTCTGTTTCAGATGATTACTTGGACTACATGCTCTGGCAGTTCCCTACCAATGTTACCGGCTGGATGTGTAATGTCTTAGTCACCTCTAGTCTTCTCAAG GCTGTAGGAGTTGGCTCTTTCTCTGGATCTTCTCCTGCCGCTACTGCTGCTGCTTCTGCTGCTGCCATCAG ATGGGTATCCAAGGATGGAATTGGGGCTCTTGGCCGTCTTCTTATTG GTGGACGCTTCGGTAGTCTTTTTGACGATGATCCTAAGCAATGGCGCATGTATGCTGATTTTATTGGCAGTGCTGGAAG CTTCTTTGATCTGGCGACACAACTCTATCCAACCCAGTTCCTACTATTAGCATCCACAGGAAATCTCGCCAAG GCCGTGGCTAGAGGATTGAGAGACCCTTCATTCAGGGTCATACAGAATCATTTTGCTATCTCAGGAAATCTTGGCGAGGTAGCAGCCAAG GAGGAAGTGTGGGAAGTTGCTGCCCAGCTAATTGGTCTTGGTTTAGGCATTCTTATCATT GACACACCCGGCCTTGTAAAGTCATTTCCCTTTGTGTCACTTACATGGACGAGCATTAGACTTGTTCATCTATGGCTACGTTACCAGTCGCTTGCAGTCCTACGGTTTGACACA ATAAATCTTAAGCGTGCTCGTATCCTAGTACAGTCTCATGTTGTGCACTCTGTTGTACCAG GGTATGTTGAGTGCAACAAGCGAGAAAACATTTTGGTATGGCAGAGATTCATGAAACCTCGGATCATCTTTGGTGTTTCTCTTGAAGAAGTATCTGGTTTGGAGAAGACTGTTTTTAAG GTTAAAGCACTTCTTAAGATATACACAAAGGAGAAATATATTCTTACGTTGAATAAGTTGAACAAGGATACCGAGTTTTCTGTATCTTTTAAG GTGAATGCGACAAGCAGAGACGTGTTGAGATGTCTTTGGCAAGCATATTGGTTATACGAGAACATGGAAGAAAGCTTGAAAAACAAGGATAGTGTGTTCCATTGGCTGAAGCAAAGCTTGTCGGAGATGGAGAACAAGTTTGATGATTTCTTGTTCAAATTGGATACTGCCGGATGGAACTTAGGTGAATCTAACTTGAAGATTCCCAACCGCATCCTCATCGACTTGGAGTCCATCCCTCTCTGA
- the LOC106336015 gene encoding protein root UVB sensitive 5 isoform X1, with translation MKTCNEPVSQIIVMYCTLRLPLPLHIPRTRTTSSCKPKRRRVEHLRCRCAQSEEGTDDKSVRVKGVVSIVVVERYGNGTSKRYLLDDDDDDDSPLQGFLEEREPKPDTKTVGSNPSETNTLWLPDVVKDFVFPTGFPGSVSDDYLDYMLWQFPTNVTGWMCNVLVTSSLLKAVGVGSFSGSSPAATAAASAAAIRWVSKDGIGALGRLLIGGRFGSLFDDDPKQWRMYADFIGSAGSFFDLATQLYPTQFLLLASTGNLAKAVARGLRDPSFRVIQNHFAISGNLGEVAAKEEVWEVAAQLIGLGLGILIIDTPGLVKSFPFVSLTWTSIRLVHLWLRYQSLAVLRFDTINLKRARILVQSHVVHSVVPGYVECNKRENILVWQRFMKPRIIFGVSLEEVSGLEKTVFKVKALLKIYTKEKYILTLNKLNKDTEFSVSFKVNATSRDVLRCLWQAYWLYENMEESLKNKDSVFHWLKQSLSEMENKFDDFLFKLDTAGWNLGESNLKIPNRILIDLESIPL, from the exons ATGAAGACGTGTAACGAACCTGTGAGTCAAATAATCGTCATGTACTGTACGTTACGATTGCCGTTGCCTCTTCACATTCCCCGAACTCGAACAACGTCGTCCTGTAAGCCGAAACGACGGCGTGTAGAGCACTTGCGGTGCCGCTGTGCTCAGTCAGAAGAAGGCACCGATGATAAGAG TGTTAGAGTTAAAGGAGTAGTTTCGATTGTGGTGGTGGAGAGATACGGAAATGGAACTTCGAAAAG ATATTTGCTAGATGATGATGATGATGATGACTCGCCTTTACAAGGCTTTCTAGAGGAGCGCGAGCCAAAGCCTGATACCAAAACTGTGGGATCAAATCCCTCAGAAACGAATACGCTTTGGCTTCCTGATGTCGTCAAGGATTTTGTTTTTCCCACCGGCTTTCCTG GGTCTGTTTCAGATGATTACTTGGACTACATGCTCTGGCAGTTCCCTACCAATGTTACCGGCTGGATGTGTAATGTCTTAGTCACCTCTAGTCTTCTCAAG GCTGTAGGAGTTGGCTCTTTCTCTGGATCTTCTCCTGCCGCTACTGCTGCTGCTTCTGCTGCTGCCATCAG ATGGGTATCCAAGGATGGAATTGGGGCTCTTGGCCGTCTTCTTATTG GTGGACGCTTCGGTAGTCTTTTTGACGATGATCCTAAGCAATGGCGCATGTATGCTGATTTTATTGGCAGTGCTGGAAG CTTCTTTGATCTGGCGACACAACTCTATCCAACCCAGTTCCTACTATTAGCATCCACAGGAAATCTCGCCAAG GCCGTGGCTAGAGGATTGAGAGACCCTTCATTCAGGGTCATACAGAATCATTTTGCTATCTCAGGAAATCTTGGCGAGGTAGCAGCCAAG GAGGAAGTGTGGGAAGTTGCTGCCCAGCTAATTGGTCTTGGTTTAGGCATTCTTATCATT GACACACCCGGCCTTGTAAAGTCATTTCCCTTTGTGTCACTTACATGGACGAGCATTAGACTTGTTCATCTATGGCTACGTTACCAGTCGCTTGCAGTCCTACGGTTTGACACA ATAAATCTTAAGCGTGCTCGTATCCTAGTACAGTCTCATGTTGTGCACTCTGTTGTACCAG GGTATGTTGAGTGCAACAAGCGAGAAAACATTTTGGTATGGCAGAGATTCATGAAACCTCGGATCATCTTTGGTGTTTCTCTTGAAGAAGTATCTGGTTTGGAGAAGACTGTTTTTAAG GTTAAAGCACTTCTTAAGATATACACAAAGGAGAAATATATTCTTACGTTGAATAAGTTGAACAAGGATACCGAGTTTTCTGTATCTTTTAAG GTGAATGCGACAAGCAGAGACGTGTTGAGATGTCTTTGGCAAGCATATTGGTTATACGAGAACATGGAAGAAAGCTTGAAAAACAAGGATAGTGTGTTCCATTGGCTGAAGCAAAGCTTGTCGGAGATGGAGAACAAGTTTGATGATTTCTTGTTCAAATTGGATACTGCCGGATGGAACTTAGGTGAATCTAACTTGAAGATTCCCAACCGCATCCTCATCGACTTGGAGTCCATCCCTCTCTGA
- the LOC106331444 gene encoding thylakoid ADP,ATP carrier protein, chloroplastic, whose amino-acid sequence MGEEKSQLQFRSIPSLKTSDFALTSEPSWMLPSRGNTRSGGVLSNFASLSVAIRRDRRESGGAFASVSVVIPTKEEDDVFAPTSAQLLKNPVALLSFVPKDAALFFAGAFAGAAAKSVTAPLDRIKLLMQTHGVRAGQQSAKKAIGFIEAIMLIGREEGVKGYWKGNLPQVIRIVPYSAVQLFAYETYKKLFRGEDGQLSVLGRLGAGACAGMTSTLITYPLDVLRLRLAVEPGYRTMSQVALNMLREEGVASFYNGLGPSLLSIAPYIALNFCVFDLVKKSLPEKYQKKTQASLLTAVVAAAIATGTCYPLDTIRRQMQLKGTPYKSVLDAFSGIIEREGVIGLYRGFVPNALKSMPNSSIKLTTFDIVKKLIAASEKEYQKIADDNRKKAAATPPPPTTTDE is encoded by the exons ATGGGAGAAGAGAAATCTCAACTTCAATTCCGTAGCATCCCTTCTCTCAAGACCTCTGATTTCGCTCTCACCAGTGAACCTTCATGGATGCTGCCGTCGAGAGGGAACACAAGAAGCGGTGGCGTTCTGAGCAATTTCGCCTCCTTATCGGTTGCAATTAGGAGAGATCGGAGGGAATCTGGTGGAGCTTTCGCGTCCGTTTCGGTGGTGATTCCCACCAAGGAAGAGGACGACGTATTCGCGCCTACTTCGGCTCAGCTGTTGAAAAACCCCGTCGCACTTTTGTCATTTGTACCGAAAGATGCCGCTCTGTTTTTCGCCGGAGCGTTCGCCGGAGCCGCCGCAAAGTCAGTGACGGCACCGCTTGACCGTATTAAGCTCCTTATGCAG ACGCATGGTGTTCGAGCTGGGCAACAAAGTGCTAAGAAGGCTATTGGCTTCATAGAG GCGATAATGCTAATTGGAAGAGAAGAAGGTGTTAAAGGTTATTGGAAAGGAAACCTGCCTCAG GTGATAAGGATTGTGCCTTATAGCGCGGTCCAGTTGTTTGCATACGAAACATACAAG AAACTCTTTAGGGGAGAAGACGGCCAATTGTCTGTTCTTGGAAGGCTTGGGGCTGGTGCTTGTGCTGGCATGACGTCGACCCTG ATAACATATCCTTTAGATGTGCTGAGATTGAGGTTAGCTGTTGAACCGGGGTATCGAACCATGTCCCAG GTAGCCTTGAACATGCTGAGGGAGGAAGGAGTTGCATCATTTTATAACGGTCTAGGTCCTTCGCTTTTAAGTATAGCTCCTTACATTGCCCTCAACTTCTGCGTCTTTGATCT GGTAAAGAAATCTTTGCCAGAGAAGTATCAAAAGAAGACACAGGCATCTCTACTAACAGCAGTGGTAGCTGCTGCTATTGCTACGGGAACTTGCTATCCGTTGGATACCATTAGAAGACAGATGCAGTTGAAGGGTACTCCTTATAAATCCGTATTAGACGCCTTTTCAG GAATCATTGAGCGTGAAGGAGTGATTGGATTGTACCGTGGGTTTGTCCCCAATGCCCTGAAAAGCATGCCAAACAGCAG TATAAAGCTGACAACATTCGATATCGTGAAGAAACTCATTGCAGCGAGCGAGAAGGAGTACCAAAAAATAGCGGATGATAATCGTAAGAAAGCTGCCGCAACTCCACCTCCTCCTACCACAACTGATGAATAA